The DNA segment GGCTGGCATCGGCGGCGGCAACGATGAACGGGAGCAAACCCTCAACCAACTCCTGACGGAGATGGACGGTTTTGAGGAGAACTCCGGTGTGATCCTCCTGGCGGCTACCAATCGCGCCGACGTGCTCGACGCCGCACTGTTGCGTCCAGGACGCTTCGATCGCCGCATTGATGTGGGCCTTCCCGATCGCCGAGGTCGCGAGGCCATTCTCGCCGTGCATGCGAGAACTCGTCCCCTCGATGACGCAGTTTCGCTGTCGGATTGGGCGAGCCGCACTCCGGGGTTTTCAGGGGCTGACCTCGCCAATCTGCTTAACGAAGCAGCCATCCTCACGGCCCGCCAGAACATGCTCCGCATCGGTGAATTTCAGCTGGAGGGAGCCCTGGAGCGGATCACCATGGGCCTGAGCAATCGCCCCTTGCAGGACAGCGCCAAGAAACGGCTGATCGCTTATCACGAGGTTGGTCATGCTCTGGTGGCAAGTTTGCTGCCGGCTGCCAACGCAGTGGACAAAGTCACGATTCTTCCCCGTGGGGGTGCCGGTGGTTACACCCGCTTCATGCCCGACGAGGAGGTGCTGGATTCCGGGTTGATCACGCGGTCGTCTTGTCTGGCTGACCTGGTTGTCGCCCTTGGTGGGCGGGCCGCTGAGCAGGTGGTGTTTGGATCGCTTGAAATCACCCAGGGCGCCAGTGGCGATCTCCAGATGGTGGCGCAACTCGCACGGGAAATGGTGACCCGTTTTGGCTTTTCCAACCTCGGCCCCATGGCACTGGAGGGACCAGGCACGGAGGTGTTTCTGGGGCGCGATTGGTTCAATCAGCGGCCGGGCTATGCCGAATCCACAGGTCAAGCCATTGATTCTCAAGTACGCCAGCTCGCCAAAAACGCTCTTGCACAAGCCATTGCCCTTCTGGAGCCTCGCCGCGAGTTGATGGATCAACTGGTGGACGTTTTGATCGCTGAGGAAACAATCGACGGTGATCGGTTCCGAGACATCGCTGGCCTCCCATGAGACGCCTCCTCCTTCTGCTGCCGCTGGTTGTTGTTGCAGCGCGGATGCAGATCGAGTGGCTCTGGTTCGATCAGTTCAATTTGGCCAATGTGCTTTTAGAGCGCTGGCTTCTTCAGCTTTTGTTGGCGGGGGTGGCAATGCTGCCGTTGCTTGCAGCCCGGGCCTGGTCCAGACAATTCAGACAACAGAGGCTGACGTCCTCCCAGGGGATCAGCCTTCGTGGATGGCCGTACGGAATCGCCCTGCTGATCTGCGCTGGTGTGGTGCTGATCAGTGCACTGCTGACGCTGGATCTTTTGGCGTTGGCCATCCGTGATCCATTTCAACTCGGGGATTGGCAGTCAAACGTATGGCCTCACAACCGAATCGGCTCAGTTGTGAAGCTCGTCCAAGTTGGGGGGATTGGCCTGGCGATGGCCTGGCTGCGTTTGAGGCCTTGGTTGGGCCGGATTGTTGCTGCGTCGTGGGTTGTTGTCGTCAGCCGCGCCTGGGGAATCTGGTCGCTGGCTCTCTGGATTCCTGATGAATCCACGAAAGACCCCTTGCTCGGAACGGATTTGAGCTTCGGCTTGGGGCGTTTTGCCGGAGTGCATCTGGCCCTGGACCTGCTGCTCTTGGGCGCCGCGTTCACCCTCGTGTTTGAGCTCTGGCGGGTTCTGGCGAGTTCACAAGCCATCTCTGACTGGGCCAGTCCGGCCTTTTCACCGCGACAGATTCGGTTGATCCGGTTGCTTTCGGCGCTTCTGCTGCTCGGAGCAGCAGGACTGGTGTGGTTATCGAGGCACCAGCTCCTGTGGACTCAACACGGCCTGGTGGCAGGGGCTGGATGGTTGCAGGCCCACATGACCCTTCCGTTGCGTGGTTTCGCCACACTGCTGCTGGTGCTGATGGGGTTGGCGCTTCTGTTGCCCTGTCAGCGACGGCTGCGTCAATTCCTTGCACTGGCCTTGGCGACGCTCGTCCTGCTGGAGACGGTGGCAACACCGCTGACGCGCTGGCTCGTAGTGCGTCCCAGGGAGTTTGCTTTACAAGAGCGCTATCTAAAAAATGCCATTGAGGCCACGCAATGGGGCTTCCAGTTGGATCAAATCAAGAGTCAAGTCGATGACCCCTCAAGGTTCAGTCCGACTGATCGTGAGGAAGGAGCCAGCACGCTTGAAAATGTCCGCATCTGGGACAGCGGTCCCCTGCTGGAAGCAAACCGTCAGCTGCAACAGCTGAGGGTCTACTACCGCTTTTCCAACGCAGCCGTTGACCGCTATCCGTTGAATCAAGACAGCGATTCATCCCAGCAGGTGATTGTCTCGGCCCGCGAGTTGGATCAATCCGCATTGCCACGTCGTTCCAAAACCTGGCAAAACCGCCATTTCATCTTCACCCACGGCTACGGCTTCACCGTCAGTCCGGTGAATGAACGCAGAGACGATGGTCTCCCCTCCTATTTCATCAAAGGGCTTGGCACAGAAACAAAAATCGCTGGAAATCCAGCGCTGGGTATTGAACGATCGGAGGTTGAGGAAGAAATTCCCGTCGGTGACGCAGCGCTCTATTACGGGATGCTTCCTTCCCCCTATGCCATTGCTCCAACAGATATAGCGGAATTCGATTACCCCGAAGGCGACATCAATGTGATGACGCATTATCAGGGATCGGGCGGCGTGCCGATTGGAACCTGGCTTCAACGTTGCTCAGCAGCCTTTTATCTTCGTGAACCTCGATTGCTGTTTACAAACGCGATCAATGCTGATTCCAAACTGCTGATCCGGCGTGATGTGCGCAGTCGCGTTAAAGCGATCGCACCCTTCATTGATTTTCGCGGTGAACCTTACTTGATCTCAATTCCCGATGCTCAGCAGGGTTCCATTAATACGATCAACCAGAATTCAAATCAACGCCAGCAACATCAGTATTGGGTCGTTGAGGGTTACACCCACAGCCCAACTCTGGCCTATAGCGCAGCAGTCTCGCCAGACGATTCTGATCGATATTTAAGAAACTCGGTAAAAGCCATCGTCGATGCCTACAACGGCAGCATTCGTTTTTTCATATCAGAGCCTGAGGATCCGATTGTGAATGCCTGGATTCGCGGCTTCCCCGATTTATTTGAACCAATGCAGACGATGCCACGTCTTGTTCGTGATCACCGCAGAGTTCCTGAAGATTTCTTCAATGTTCAGGTGAATCAGCTCAAGCGGTATCACGTAGACGATCCTCAAATCTTCTACAACGGGGATGATGTTTGGCAGGTTCCCAGTGAAATCTATGGGGGGCAAAAAATTAACGTTGAGCCATATCACATCACAGCCCAAGTCCAAGGCAACGACAGCTCAGAATTTCTTCTGCTCCAACCGCTGACCCCCCTGGCTCGTCCGAATCTCACAGCCTGGTTGGTGGCTCGAAACGACGGCGACCACTACGGTGAATTAGAACTTATCGATTTTCCTAAAGACAAAATCATCCTTGGCCCGGAGCAAGTTCAGGCGCTGATTCATCAGGATCCAGACGTGAGCGAGCAGTTTGGCCTTTGGGATCAGGACGACCTCGAGCTCGTGCAAGGCAATCTTCTTGTGCTTCCCGTTGGTTCAGGACTGCTGTATGTGGAACCGGTGTATCTGCGCACCAGGAAGGTTGGGCTGCCCTCGCTGGCCAGGATTGTTGTGAGTGACGGTCGGTTGGTCGCCATGGACCAGGACCTCAATCTCGCTTTGGATCAACTCATGAAAAAAGCCCCACCCGTTTGACGGGCAGGGCAAAAACTGAATGATTTGATCGAACGATCAGCCGATGGCGGAGAAGTATTCCTTTGAACCCTTGGGATCAGGCTTCATGGTCTTTTCACCAGGAGTCCAGTTGGCCGGGCAAACCTCATCGGGGTTGGACTGCACGTACTGGAAGGCCTGCAGAACCCGCAGGGTCTCATCCACGTTGCGGCCAACAGGCAGGTTGTTGATGGTGGCATGCATGATCACACCATCGGGGTCGATGATGAACAGACCACGAAGGGCAACACCCTCAGCGTCATCGAGAACATTGTAGGCCGTGGAAATTTCCTTCTTCAGGTCGGCAACGAGGGGATAGTTGATATCGCCCAGGCCACCCTGATTCCGAGGGGTCTGGATCCAAGCCAGGTGACTGAACTGGCTGTCCACCGAAACGCCGAGAACCTCGGTGTTCTTGCTGGAGAAATCAGCGTAGCGGTCGCTGAAAGCCGTGATTTCAGTCGGGCAAACGAAGGTGAAATCCAGTGGATAGAAGAACAGCACCACGTACTTGCCCCGATACTGGGACAGGGTGACTTCCTTGAACTCCTGGTCCACCACTGCGGTGGCTGTGAAATCAGGGGCCTGCTGGCCCACACGCAAGCAACCGGTGTCGGTCATGTTCGGGAGGTGAATGAGTGAGCTGAATGCCGCCGACTTAACACGTAGTCGATCCGACTTCCAGTATCAGGATTGAACCTATCACGACCATAGCCATCCGTCGCCATAAACTCAGTTGATGACTGACCAACTCACGAGCTGGGATCCTGCGCTCCTGCGCAAGTTCAGTTCAACAGGACATTTCCGTCTGCTGAACCAACTGAAAGGAGATCTGCGCAAGAAACCCCTGGACCGAGACCAGCGCACTGGCCAGCTGAGGAGCCTGGGTGGGAATCGCGGCGCTACCCGGCGTTCGATGCCAACGAGGCACGTCGAGCCGGCACCGCAACCCGCACCGGCAGTGGTTGTTGAGACCTTGGTTCAGCCCACCAATGAAGAACAGCCGAAATCCTTCCGAGACCGCCTCAATGCCATCGACATGCGCTGAGGCTGAACCCTTGAGATGTATGATGAGCACTGGCCTGAAGGGCCTGCGTCAGAGTAGCTCAGCTGGTTAGAGCACAGGATTCATAACCCTGAGGTCGGGAGTTCAAGTCTCCCCTCTGACATTCATTGTTCCGAGTTGTCGAACAAACAGCTCGCGACTGGTTTGGTCAAGAAAAACGATTTATTCAGGCCTTTCGTGCCGGCAGCTTGACCAAGGGATTGAGTGCGGCGCCACCAGCGCGACGGATTTCGAAGTGAAGGTGAGGTCCGGTACTACGTCCGGTGCTTCCCATCAGTGAAATGCGAGCCCCGCGAGGAACAA comes from the Synechococcus sp. A15-62 genome and includes:
- the ftsH gene encoding ATP-dependent zinc metalloprotease FtsH; the encoded protein is MAPGSDDSSVSAAPQKAQPSSIQGFWTKQDTVSYSTLLKDIDAKEIKQLDLVPGQREVRVQYNDGRRIIVPVFANDNQILRAAESSGTPLTVVDIRREQAGRELAGTLMLVLLVVVGLSFLLKRSAQMANRALGFGRSQPRLKPQEDLQLRFEDVAGINDARLELEEVVTFLKQPEAFIRLGAKIPRGVLLVGPPGTGKTLLAKAIAGEAGVPFFSIAASEFVELFVGVGASRVRDLFRQAKEKSPCIVFIDEIDAVGRQRGAGIGGGNDEREQTLNQLLTEMDGFEENSGVILLAATNRADVLDAALLRPGRFDRRIDVGLPDRRGREAILAVHARTRPLDDAVSLSDWASRTPGFSGADLANLLNEAAILTARQNMLRIGEFQLEGALERITMGLSNRPLQDSAKKRLIAYHEVGHALVASLLPAANAVDKVTILPRGGAGGYTRFMPDEEVLDSGLITRSSCLADLVVALGGRAAEQVVFGSLEITQGASGDLQMVAQLAREMVTRFGFSNLGPMALEGPGTEVFLGRDWFNQRPGYAESTGQAIDSQVRQLAKNALAQAIALLEPRRELMDQLVDVLIAEETIDGDRFRDIAGLP
- a CDS encoding UPF0182 family protein, whose protein sequence is MQIEWLWFDQFNLANVLLERWLLQLLLAGVAMLPLLAARAWSRQFRQQRLTSSQGISLRGWPYGIALLICAGVVLISALLTLDLLALAIRDPFQLGDWQSNVWPHNRIGSVVKLVQVGGIGLAMAWLRLRPWLGRIVAASWVVVVSRAWGIWSLALWIPDESTKDPLLGTDLSFGLGRFAGVHLALDLLLLGAAFTLVFELWRVLASSQAISDWASPAFSPRQIRLIRLLSALLLLGAAGLVWLSRHQLLWTQHGLVAGAGWLQAHMTLPLRGFATLLLVLMGLALLLPCQRRLRQFLALALATLVLLETVATPLTRWLVVRPREFALQERYLKNAIEATQWGFQLDQIKSQVDDPSRFSPTDREEGASTLENVRIWDSGPLLEANRQLQQLRVYYRFSNAAVDRYPLNQDSDSSQQVIVSARELDQSALPRRSKTWQNRHFIFTHGYGFTVSPVNERRDDGLPSYFIKGLGTETKIAGNPALGIERSEVEEEIPVGDAALYYGMLPSPYAIAPTDIAEFDYPEGDINVMTHYQGSGGVPIGTWLQRCSAAFYLREPRLLFTNAINADSKLLIRRDVRSRVKAIAPFIDFRGEPYLISIPDAQQGSINTINQNSNQRQQHQYWVVEGYTHSPTLAYSAAVSPDDSDRYLRNSVKAIVDAYNGSIRFFISEPEDPIVNAWIRGFPDLFEPMQTMPRLVRDHRRVPEDFFNVQVNQLKRYHVDDPQIFYNGDDVWQVPSEIYGGQKINVEPYHITAQVQGNDSSEFLLLQPLTPLARPNLTAWLVARNDGDHYGELELIDFPKDKIILGPEQVQALIHQDPDVSEQFGLWDQDDLELVQGNLLVLPVGSGLLYVEPVYLRTRKVGLPSLARIVVSDGRLVAMDQDLNLALDQLMKKAPPV
- a CDS encoding peroxiredoxin, encoding MTDTGCLRVGQQAPDFTATAVVDQEFKEVTLSQYRGKYVVLFFYPLDFTFVCPTEITAFSDRYADFSSKNTEVLGVSVDSQFSHLAWIQTPRNQGGLGDINYPLVADLKKEISTAYNVLDDAEGVALRGLFIIDPDGVIMHATINNLPVGRNVDETLRVLQAFQYVQSNPDEVCPANWTPGEKTMKPDPKGSKEYFSAIG